The following are encoded in a window of Limibacter armeniacum genomic DNA:
- a CDS encoding HesB/IscA family protein: MEKGLIPVKVTSRAAEEVKKIFSNKQIPDGYRLRVGMKGGGCGAAGFFLGFDKEQEHDQIYEIEGLEVLIDKRHIMYLLDLELDFEERRDEQGFVFNKP, encoded by the coding sequence ATGGAAAAGGGATTAATACCAGTTAAAGTAACCAGCAGAGCAGCCGAAGAGGTAAAGAAGATATTTAGCAACAAGCAGATACCGGATGGTTATAGGCTTCGTGTAGGAATGAAAGGCGGAGGATGTGGAGCTGCAGGATTTTTTCTTGGCTTTGACAAGGAGCAAGAGCATGACCAGATTTATGAGATAGAAGGACTTGAGGTACTGATTGACAAAAGACACATCATGTACTTGCTTGACCTTGAGCTGGATTTTGAAGAAAGGAGAGATGAACAGGGGTTTGTGTTCAATAAACCTTGA
- a CDS encoding S41 family peptidase gives MSEQNNSQRIGVMLPLVIAVSLCVGMIVGGEFLSPSRQGGGLALNTGKLEQVLNNIDQYYVDSIDSEVLTEKAIKAVIEDLDPHTYYIPKNDVDIVNSQLQDGFEGVGIEFRVFRDTVKVVSVLADGPSDKAGIRSGDKLVLVNGETVAGPGLDSDEVVKKLRGKRGTKVNIGIARKGSDNTLYFNVTRDKIPTHSVNAAYMVDEKTGYIKISRFGTNTYEEFKEELDKLMEEGMKQLVLDLRDNGGGYMGQAVQVVDALLPKDKLIVYTDGKGSAFDEHEYSKNDGYFVNQPVIVLINEHSASASEIVTGALQDHDRALVVGRRSFGKGLVQRQIRLQDNSLLRLTISRYYTPSGRCIQKPYKGVQSYEQELEERFMHGEYFVEDSVQVQDSLQYRTVGGRKVFGGGGILPDVFIGMDTTFYTNYYRDLLQKDVMRDFAIEYANEHRERLEGMGMKQFISDFELDNQMVKELLNNALENEVHFNKAEFALSRDRILRDTKETIGRVIWGDQAFFPVHNQGDPTFMQAVRMFGQAEALMGVTKTN, from the coding sequence ATGAGTGAGCAAAATAATTCGCAGCGGATAGGTGTGATGTTACCATTGGTGATCGCAGTGTCGCTGTGCGTTGGAATGATTGTCGGCGGTGAGTTTCTAAGCCCTTCTAGACAGGGAGGTGGACTGGCACTTAATACTGGTAAGCTGGAACAAGTGCTGAACAATATAGACCAGTATTATGTGGATTCAATTGACAGTGAAGTTTTAACCGAAAAGGCGATCAAGGCTGTGATTGAAGACTTAGATCCTCATACTTATTATATTCCTAAAAATGACGTAGATATCGTCAATTCACAACTTCAAGATGGTTTTGAAGGGGTCGGGATTGAATTCAGGGTCTTTAGAGATACGGTAAAGGTCGTGTCCGTTTTGGCAGATGGACCTTCAGATAAAGCAGGCATTCGTTCAGGAGACAAACTGGTTTTGGTGAATGGCGAGACAGTAGCTGGTCCAGGATTGGATTCTGATGAAGTGGTCAAGAAGCTGAGGGGGAAAAGAGGAACAAAAGTCAATATAGGTATTGCAAGGAAGGGAAGTGACAATACACTTTATTTCAACGTTACGAGAGATAAAATTCCTACCCATTCTGTAAATGCTGCCTATATGGTGGATGAAAAGACAGGATATATCAAGATCAGCCGCTTTGGAACCAATACTTATGAAGAATTCAAGGAGGAACTTGATAAGCTGATGGAAGAAGGGATGAAGCAATTGGTTTTAGACCTTCGAGACAATGGTGGAGGATATATGGGACAGGCTGTTCAAGTGGTTGATGCACTTTTGCCAAAGGATAAGCTGATTGTATATACTGACGGAAAGGGTTCAGCATTTGATGAACATGAATACTCAAAGAACGATGGCTATTTTGTCAACCAACCAGTAATTGTATTGATCAATGAGCATTCAGCTTCAGCATCTGAGATTGTGACGGGAGCGCTTCAGGATCATGACAGAGCGTTGGTAGTTGGTAGAAGGTCATTTGGAAAAGGATTGGTTCAAAGGCAAATCCGTTTGCAGGACAATTCATTGCTTCGACTGACGATTTCCCGTTACTATACACCAAGTGGCAGATGTATCCAGAAGCCTTATAAAGGAGTGCAAAGTTATGAACAGGAACTGGAGGAGCGTTTTATGCACGGAGAGTACTTTGTGGAAGATAGTGTACAAGTGCAAGATAGTCTACAGTACAGAACCGTAGGTGGAAGGAAAGTATTTGGAGGAGGAGGGATCTTACCTGATGTCTTTATTGGAATGGATACTACTTTTTATACCAATTATTACCGTGATCTTCTTCAGAAAGATGTGATGAGGGATTTTGCCATTGAATATGCCAATGAGCATAGGGAAAGGCTGGAAGGCATGGGAATGAAGCAGTTCATTTCAGACTTTGAACTCGATAATCAAATGGTCAAAGAACTGCTGAATAATGCATTGGAAAATGAGGTGCATTTTAATAAGGCTGAGTTTGCATTGTCTCGGGACAGAATTCTGAGAGATACAAAAGAGACAATAGGAAGAGTGATTTGGGGAGATCAGGCATTTTTCCCTGTCCATAATCAAGGTGATCCCACTTTTATGCAGGCAGTACGCATGTTTGGTCAGGCAGAAGCATTAATGGGTGTTACCAAAACCAACTAA